A genomic segment from Candidatus Poribacteria bacterium encodes:
- the topA gene encoding type I DNA topoisomerase, which yields MPKSLVVVESPAKAKTIKKILGKDYIVESSVGHIRDLPKGELGVDIENAFTPKYVLIRGKGKVVKSLQTEARKVDNIYLAADPDREGEAICWHLAEELKKAKKPIYRITYNEVTKSAILDAIEAPGEINMALVDAQQARRVLDRLIGYKISPILWSSVKPELSAGRVQSVAVRLICEREEEIEAFKPEEYWTLTATLTPVALEHPFLAKLHKIGSKKGEINNYGFRIDEARAKELAADAKTHEYIVEKVQKRERKQRPVPPFITSTLQQEASRKLRFTAKKTMLVAQQLYEGLDIGNEGSIGLITYMRTDSTRVAQEALHAARDYIKTTYGAEYLPGRAVNYRGKKGAQDAHEAIRPTVPLRLPAELKPHLNSDQYRLYELIWMRFIASQMNPAIFDATTIDVKAGTYLFRATGSVIKFDGFRRIYMEGKDDTAINENDSSEENVNLPVLKEGDTLNLRKLQPKQHFTQPPPRYNEATLVKMLEAQEIGRPSTYASILSTIQDRGYVNKERGRLSPTDVGRLVNHLLIHGFPNIVDVEFTAKMEEQLDSIADGKVAWVQTLGQFYPPFQIALKEAPDKMYAARKAMEQVSDEKCEKCGGNMIVKWGRYGRFLGCANYPDCKSIKPLSTDDTPAPEPEPTEIPCDKCGELMIIRVSRAGSKFLSCSAYPKCKNAKPIPMGIDCPELDCGGYLGERRSRRGKVFYGCSNYPKCEFSTWDKPVPETCPKCNAPFLVEKTRKPRGSETVTVSLSCRKPDCDYTKNK from the coding sequence ATGCCGAAGTCACTCGTCGTTGTTGAATCGCCGGCGAAAGCGAAAACTATCAAAAAGATTTTAGGTAAGGATTACATTGTCGAATCCTCCGTCGGGCATATCCGAGATCTGCCGAAGGGAGAACTCGGGGTTGATATTGAAAACGCTTTTACGCCGAAATATGTCCTGATTCGCGGGAAAGGCAAGGTTGTAAAATCTCTGCAGACCGAAGCCCGTAAAGTTGACAACATCTATCTTGCTGCGGATCCCGACCGAGAAGGTGAAGCTATCTGTTGGCACCTTGCTGAAGAACTCAAGAAGGCAAAGAAACCTATCTATCGGATCACCTACAATGAAGTCACCAAAAGTGCTATTTTAGATGCCATCGAAGCACCGGGTGAAATCAATATGGCACTTGTAGATGCACAACAGGCGCGACGCGTTTTGGACCGACTCATCGGATATAAAATTAGTCCTATTTTGTGGAGTAGCGTCAAACCTGAGCTAAGCGCGGGGCGAGTCCAGTCCGTTGCAGTCCGGCTTATCTGTGAACGGGAAGAAGAGATTGAGGCGTTTAAACCCGAAGAATACTGGACACTCACCGCTACCCTTACACCCGTTGCACTTGAACACCCGTTCCTCGCCAAGTTACATAAAATTGGCAGCAAGAAAGGTGAGATTAATAATTATGGATTCCGTATAGACGAGGCGCGGGCAAAAGAACTCGCTGCAGACGCAAAGACGCACGAATATATCGTCGAAAAGGTCCAAAAACGGGAGCGAAAGCAGCGACCTGTCCCTCCGTTTATCACAAGCACCTTACAACAGGAAGCGTCTCGAAAACTCCGGTTTACTGCCAAAAAGACGATGCTTGTTGCACAACAACTCTATGAAGGGTTGGATATCGGCAACGAAGGTTCAATCGGGCTTATCACTTACATGCGAACCGATTCAACCCGTGTTGCCCAAGAGGCACTTCACGCAGCGCGAGACTACATCAAGACGACGTATGGCGCAGAATACCTGCCGGGGCGAGCCGTTAATTATCGTGGCAAAAAGGGAGCACAAGACGCGCATGAAGCAATCCGTCCGACTGTCCCCTTACGCCTCCCAGCAGAATTGAAGCCGCATTTGAACAGTGATCAATATCGCCTCTATGAGCTTATCTGGATGCGGTTCATCGCGAGCCAAATGAATCCCGCGATCTTTGATGCGACAACGATTGATGTAAAAGCGGGTACCTATCTTTTCCGAGCCACCGGTTCAGTTATCAAATTTGATGGATTCCGGCGTATCTACATGGAAGGTAAAGATGATACCGCTATTAATGAAAACGACTCAAGTGAAGAGAATGTCAATTTGCCCGTTCTTAAAGAGGGAGACACGCTTAATCTTCGCAAATTACAACCGAAGCAGCATTTTACGCAGCCACCACCACGCTACAACGAAGCGACCCTCGTCAAAATGCTGGAGGCGCAAGAGATTGGGCGGCCCAGTACCTATGCCTCTATTCTTTCCACAATTCAGGATCGTGGGTATGTGAACAAAGAGCGCGGGCGGCTCTCACCTACTGATGTGGGTAGACTCGTCAACCATCTCCTAATTCATGGATTTCCCAATATCGTTGATGTTGAATTCACAGCAAAGATGGAGGAGCAGCTTGATAGCATCGCTGATGGTAAAGTTGCGTGGGTGCAGACCTTAGGACAGTTCTATCCACCGTTCCAAATTGCTCTCAAAGAAGCCCCCGATAAGATGTATGCAGCCCGAAAAGCGATGGAACAGGTGTCCGACGAGAAGTGTGAAAAATGTGGCGGAAACATGATCGTCAAATGGGGGAGATATGGACGATTTCTCGGATGCGCGAACTATCCAGACTGTAAGAGTATTAAACCCTTAAGTACAGACGATACGCCTGCTCCAGAACCAGAACCGACAGAGATACCCTGTGACAAGTGCGGTGAACTGATGATTATCAGGGTAAGCCGTGCCGGAAGTAAGTTTTTGTCGTGTAGTGCATATCCGAAATGCAAAAATGCCAAGCCGATTCCAATGGGTATTGACTGTCCTGAACTGGATTGTGGCGGCTACCTCGGTGAGCGTCGCAGCCGACGTGGGAAAGTCTTTTACGGATGCAGCAACTATCCGAAGTGTGAATTTTCTACATGGGATAAACCTGTGCCTGAAACTTGTCCAAAATGTAATGCCCCATTTCTCGTTGAAAAAACCAGAAAGCCGAGAGGCAGTGAGACTGTAACCGTGTCACTGAGTTGTCGCAAACCGGATTGTGATTATACAAAAAATAAATGA
- a CDS encoding acetyl-CoA carboxylase carboxyltransferase subunit beta, whose amino-acid sequence MSETSKTISCRNCGTQIPAETFADNLKVCPHCDYHHYMSAYERLNLIVDADSFEEYDAHLYSIDSLEFPEYPEKLERDVAKTGLKSEMLSGIAEIGGYPTAIAIGDVGFIGGTCGSVIGEKVTRCIERSLENKLPLVIVSVSGGMRMQEGTLALMQMAKTAAACAEYAKAGVFYISVVTDPTFGGATASYTSLGDVIIAEPGARIGFAGPLAVASLREELPENFQKAESLLENGFIDAIVHRTDMRQMLTDLIAFAV is encoded by the coding sequence ATGTCCGAGACTTCAAAAACAATTTCATGTAGGAATTGCGGCACACAGATACCCGCAGAGACATTCGCCGATAATCTGAAGGTGTGTCCGCACTGTGACTACCACCACTATATGAGTGCTTATGAGCGACTCAATCTTATTGTCGATGCGGACAGTTTTGAGGAATACGATGCACACCTCTACTCTATTGATTCGCTGGAATTCCCCGAATATCCAGAGAAACTCGAAAGGGATGTCGCAAAAACAGGACTCAAATCTGAAATGCTTTCTGGTATCGCTGAAATTGGCGGTTATCCGACTGCCATCGCGATTGGTGATGTCGGATTTATAGGTGGAACGTGCGGTTCTGTGATTGGCGAGAAAGTCACCCGATGTATTGAACGCTCCCTTGAAAACAAGTTGCCATTAGTCATTGTTTCTGTGAGTGGTGGTATGCGGATGCAGGAAGGCACGCTCGCCTTAATGCAGATGGCAAAAACCGCTGCCGCTTGTGCTGAATATGCTAAAGCGGGGGTCTTTTATATCTCTGTTGTCACCGATCCAACATTTGGTGGTGCCACTGCGAGTTATACATCGCTTGGAGATGTAATTATCGCTGAACCCGGTGCGAGAATCGGCTTCGCGGGTCCGTTAGCCGTTGCGAGCCTCCGCGAAGAATTGCCTGAAAACTTTCAAAAAGCAGAATCGTTATTAGAAAATGGGTTCATTGACGCTATTGTTCACCGCACTGATATGAGACAAATGCTTACCGACTTAATCGCTTTTGCGGTTTGA
- a CDS encoding ATP-binding cassette domain-containing protein: MIQVHQVSFSYDELSVLEKVSFRVERGEFVFLVGPSGSGKTTLLRLLYADLIPVAGDLSVIGQKLATLDKVSLPYFRQKIGLVFQDFKFLVDKTIQENLALPQRLVGMAPRVAKENVNKLLHQIGLSHHRHALPTEISSNERRRLAIARAVINNPVLLLADAPTEGLDARLSLEIMALLDALNFQGMTIFVATSDRKLAEKCNKRIIELRDGGIH, encoded by the coding sequence ATGATACAGGTCCACCAAGTCAGCTTCAGTTATGATGAACTTAGCGTGCTTGAAAAAGTCAGCTTTCGCGTGGAGCGCGGCGAGTTCGTATTTCTTGTAGGCCCCAGCGGTTCTGGGAAGACAACGCTCTTACGGTTACTATACGCCGATTTGATACCCGTGGCAGGGGACCTGAGTGTGATTGGACAAAAACTTGCTACCTTGGACAAGGTGAGTCTTCCTTACTTTCGACAGAAAATAGGACTTGTCTTTCAAGATTTCAAATTCTTGGTGGATAAGACGATCCAGGAGAATCTTGCCCTGCCACAGAGACTGGTAGGCATGGCACCACGGGTAGCGAAAGAGAACGTCAACAAACTTCTGCATCAAATAGGTTTGAGCCATCACCGACATGCCCTACCCACTGAGATATCCAGCAACGAACGGCGACGATTAGCTATAGCCAGAGCGGTTATCAACAATCCAGTATTGCTGCTTGCTGATGCGCCTACAGAAGGCTTAGATGCGCGACTTTCGCTTGAGATTATGGCACTTCTCGATGCCCTTAATTTTCAAGGTATGACTATCTTTGTAGCAACCTCAGACCGAAAACTCGCTGAGAAATGTAATAAGCGTATTATTGAATTGCGAGATGGCGGTATCCATTGA